One window of the Lytechinus variegatus isolate NC3 chromosome 3, Lvar_3.0, whole genome shotgun sequence genome contains the following:
- the LOC121411280 gene encoding centromere-associated protein E-like isoform X1 has translation MSDFQYDEEKNEKVFMMSQADEVREKVLKRHLKHRLPRKKGMYELPTRRRSVQTNQDHHFYDGNHWEVGGVDPSRDQDVDVGSDPLAMEHTTRKLTIQAVNQAVDTEQERRIKKESRDMRRASAVLSPVNKELKSIVHKSKKTEKKKEKEIIMKVEEKLDTVLDQLLHTDHLKSMEETENAEREWRMRRMEDLTDFDKAEADKTLLTEVKTMSNVAKARRNVETELMGAFHDLEEVHDEVEHGVDDLYRELKDDFVLSFKRTTHLMKVHALEENERRRRLQEIEKFVDEKESDPVHDKAMDSKDMVQDELIRTFATVQLAEAEEEETCRARTEVMKGEALEELLHCRNGQLADNACVEERKRRIKEAESELQSSHVDPIKERMRDAVKLVQEQMLMKKFHGKKIQPRSEPPKNASSEEESLNDQRLRQMRMKARRKSCVQGYSDV, from the exons ATGAGCGACTTCCAGTACGATGAGGAGAAGAATGAAAAGGTATTCATGATGAGCCAGGCCGATGAGGTCCGGGAAAAAGTCCTCAAGAGACACCTCAAACACCGGCTTCCTCGCAAAAAGGGAATGTATGAG TTACCAACCCGACGTCGTTCTGTTCAGACGAATCAAGATCATCATTTCTATGACGGTAATCACTGGGAGGTCGGTGGAGTCGATCCATCTCGTGACCAGGACGTCGATGTCGGATCCGACCCCCTAGCAATGGAACATACCACCAGGAAACTAACCATTCAAGCTGTCAATCA GGCAGTTGATACTGAACAAGAAAGGCGTATCAAGAAAGAATCACGTGACATGAGACGCGCAAGCGCAGTTTTGAGTCCAGTGAATAAAGAACTAAAATCCATTGTTCATAAATCCAAG aaaacagagaagaaaaaggaaaaagagattATCATGAAAGTAGAAGAAAAACTTGATACTGTTTTAGATCAACTTCTTCACACTGATCATCTGAAGTCTATGGAGGAGACTGAAAATGCAGAGCGAGAATGGCGAATGCGAAGAATGGAAGACCTCACAGATTTTGATAAG gCTGAAGCTGACAAAACCCTACTGACCGAAGTCAAGACGATGTCGAACGTGGCCAAAGCACGACGTAATGTCGAGACCGAACTCATGGGAGCTTTCCACGACCTCGAAGAAGTTCATGACGAAGTCGAACACGGAGTGGACGATCTTTATCGTGAGCTCAAGGATGATTTTGTTCTTTCGTTCAAACGCACCACACATCTCATGAAAGTTCATGCTTTG GAAGAAAATGAACGTCGAAGGCGTCTTCAGGAAATTGAGAAATTTGTAGACGAGAAGGAGAGCGATCCCGTACACGATAAAGCAATGGATTCGAAGGACATGGTGCAGGATGAACTTATTAGAACCTTTGCCACTGTACAG TTAGCTGAAGCAGAAGAGGAGGAAACATGTCGGGCAAGGACTGAGGTCATGAAGGGGGAAGCTCTGGAGGAGCTTCTCCATTG TCGAAATGGTCAACTTGCTGACAACGCATGCGTGGAGGAACGAAAGCGACGAATCAAAGAGGCGGAGTCAGAGCTTCAGTCGAGTCATGTTGACCCGATCAAAGAGCGCATGCGTGATGCTGTAAAACTAGTTCAAGAACAGATGCTGATGAAGAAGTTTCACGGCAAGAAAATACAGCCTCGATCTGAACCA CCAAAGAATGCTAGTTCAGAGGAAGAGAGTTTAAATGACCAAAGATTGCGCCAGATGAGGATGAAAGCTCGAAGAAAATCATGCGTTCAAGG ATATTCGGATGTATAA
- the LOC121411280 gene encoding centromere-associated protein E-like isoform X2, with protein MSDFQYDEEKNEKVFMMSQADEVREKVLKRHLKHRLPRKKGMYELPTRRRSVQTNQDHHFYDGNHWEVGGVDPSRDQDVDVGSDPLAMEHTTRKLTIQAVNQAVDTEQERRIKKESRDMRRASAVLSPVNKELKSIVHKSKKTEKKKEKEIIMKVEEKLDTVLDQLLHTDHLKSMEETENAEREWRMRRMEDLTDFDKAEADKTLLTEVKTMSNVAKARRNVETELMGAFHDLEEVHDEVEHGVDDLYRELKDDFVLSFKRTTHLMKVHALEENERRRRLQEIEKFVDEKESDPVHDKAMDSKDMVQDELIRTFATVQLAEAEEEETCRARTEVMKGEALEELLHCRNGQLADNACVEERKRRIKEAESELQSSHVDPIKERMRDAVKLVQEQMLMKKFHGKKIQPRSEPPKNASSEEESLNDQRLRQMRMKARRKSCVQG; from the exons ATGAGCGACTTCCAGTACGATGAGGAGAAGAATGAAAAGGTATTCATGATGAGCCAGGCCGATGAGGTCCGGGAAAAAGTCCTCAAGAGACACCTCAAACACCGGCTTCCTCGCAAAAAGGGAATGTATGAG TTACCAACCCGACGTCGTTCTGTTCAGACGAATCAAGATCATCATTTCTATGACGGTAATCACTGGGAGGTCGGTGGAGTCGATCCATCTCGTGACCAGGACGTCGATGTCGGATCCGACCCCCTAGCAATGGAACATACCACCAGGAAACTAACCATTCAAGCTGTCAATCA GGCAGTTGATACTGAACAAGAAAGGCGTATCAAGAAAGAATCACGTGACATGAGACGCGCAAGCGCAGTTTTGAGTCCAGTGAATAAAGAACTAAAATCCATTGTTCATAAATCCAAG aaaacagagaagaaaaaggaaaaagagattATCATGAAAGTAGAAGAAAAACTTGATACTGTTTTAGATCAACTTCTTCACACTGATCATCTGAAGTCTATGGAGGAGACTGAAAATGCAGAGCGAGAATGGCGAATGCGAAGAATGGAAGACCTCACAGATTTTGATAAG gCTGAAGCTGACAAAACCCTACTGACCGAAGTCAAGACGATGTCGAACGTGGCCAAAGCACGACGTAATGTCGAGACCGAACTCATGGGAGCTTTCCACGACCTCGAAGAAGTTCATGACGAAGTCGAACACGGAGTGGACGATCTTTATCGTGAGCTCAAGGATGATTTTGTTCTTTCGTTCAAACGCACCACACATCTCATGAAAGTTCATGCTTTG GAAGAAAATGAACGTCGAAGGCGTCTTCAGGAAATTGAGAAATTTGTAGACGAGAAGGAGAGCGATCCCGTACACGATAAAGCAATGGATTCGAAGGACATGGTGCAGGATGAACTTATTAGAACCTTTGCCACTGTACAG TTAGCTGAAGCAGAAGAGGAGGAAACATGTCGGGCAAGGACTGAGGTCATGAAGGGGGAAGCTCTGGAGGAGCTTCTCCATTG TCGAAATGGTCAACTTGCTGACAACGCATGCGTGGAGGAACGAAAGCGACGAATCAAAGAGGCGGAGTCAGAGCTTCAGTCGAGTCATGTTGACCCGATCAAAGAGCGCATGCGTGATGCTGTAAAACTAGTTCAAGAACAGATGCTGATGAAGAAGTTTCACGGCAAGAAAATACAGCCTCGATCTGAACCA CCAAAGAATGCTAGTTCAGAGGAAGAGAGTTTAAATGACCAAAGATTGCGCCAGATGAGGATGAAAGCTCGAAGAAAATCATGCGTTCAAGGGTAG